In Cutaneotrichosporon cavernicola HIS019 DNA, chromosome: 1, one DNA window encodes the following:
- the CNB1 gene encoding uncharacterized protein (EF-hand domain), translating to MGQAESSVFSNLEKNSNFSGPELLRLKKRFMKLDKDGSGSIDKDEFLQIPQIATNPLAHRMIAIFDEDGSGTVDFQEFVGGLSAFSSKGGRDEKLRFAFKVYDMDRDGYISNGELYLVLKQMVGNNLKDQQLQQIVDKTIMEADKDGDGKLSFEEFTDMVANTDIVKQMTLEDLF from the exons ATGGGCCAGGCAGAGTCCTCCGTCTTCTCCAACCTGGAGAAGAACTCGAACT TCTCGGGGCCCGAGCTCCTGCGACTCAAGAAGCGCTTCATGAAGCTCGACAAGGATGGTTCGGGGTCGATTgacaaggacgagttcCTCCAGATCCCCCAGATCGCGACGAACCCGCTGGCACACCGCATGATCGCCATCTTTGACGAGGA CGGCTCTGGCACCGTCGACTTCCAGGAGTTTGTAGGCGGCTTAAGCGCGTTCTCGTCCAAGGGAGGGCGCGATGAGAAACTGCGTT TCGCGTTCAAGGTGTACGACATGGACCGCGACGGATACATTTCGAACGGCGAGCTGTATCTCGTGCTCAAGCAGATGGTCGGGAACAACCTCAAGGACCAGCAGTTACAGCAGATTGTCGACAAGACGATCATGGaggccgacaaggacgg cgacgGCAAACTTTCGTTCGAGGAGTTTACCGACATGGTCGCCAACACAGACATTGTCAA gcaAATGACGCTGGAGGACTTGTTCTAA